A genomic window from Streptomyces sp. 846.5 includes:
- the xseA gene encoding exodeoxyribonuclease VII large subunit, with translation MALDTSADTPIPVAKVSQLIGGWISRLGAVWVEGQITQLSRRPGAGVVFLTLRDPSEDVSLSVTCYRAVFEPVAELVTEGSRIVVHAKPEWYGPRGTLSLRAAEIRLVGLGDLLARLELLKRTLGAEGLFAAERKKPLPFLPQCIGLVTGRASAAERDVLQNARRRWPAVRFEVRNVPVQGVHAVPEVIAAVKELDDHPDVDVIIVARGGGSVEDLLPFSDEQLVRAVAAARTPVVSAIGHEPDQPLLDYVADLRASTPTDAAKRVVPDVREELARVHGLRDRARYGIQSRLERERTGLASVRSRPVLAAPYRMVDERAVELGALLERSRRTLDHRLARAASELEHTLARVVALSPAATLQRGYAVLQREDGAVVRDPAQVTPGERLRARVAEGGFAVTVDQD, from the coding sequence ATGGCCTTGGACACTTCGGCGGACACCCCCATCCCGGTGGCGAAGGTGTCCCAGCTCATCGGCGGCTGGATCAGCCGTCTCGGCGCGGTCTGGGTGGAGGGGCAGATCACCCAGCTGAGCCGGCGACCCGGCGCCGGCGTGGTCTTTCTGACGCTCCGTGACCCCTCCGAGGACGTCTCGCTCTCGGTGACCTGCTACCGCGCCGTCTTCGAACCGGTCGCGGAGCTGGTGACCGAGGGGTCGCGGATCGTCGTGCACGCCAAGCCCGAGTGGTACGGGCCGCGCGGCACGCTGTCGCTGCGCGCCGCCGAGATCCGGCTGGTCGGCCTGGGCGACCTGCTGGCGCGGCTGGAGCTGCTGAAGCGCACCCTGGGCGCGGAGGGGCTGTTCGCCGCTGAGCGCAAGAAGCCGCTGCCGTTCCTGCCGCAGTGCATCGGCCTGGTGACCGGGCGCGCGTCCGCCGCCGAGCGCGACGTGCTGCAGAACGCGCGCCGCCGCTGGCCAGCCGTCCGCTTCGAGGTCCGCAACGTCCCGGTGCAGGGGGTGCACGCGGTCCCCGAGGTGATCGCGGCCGTCAAGGAGCTGGACGACCACCCGGACGTGGACGTGATCATCGTCGCCCGGGGCGGCGGCAGCGTGGAGGACCTGCTGCCGTTCTCCGACGAGCAGCTGGTCCGCGCCGTCGCGGCGGCCCGCACACCGGTGGTCAGCGCCATCGGCCACGAGCCGGACCAGCCGCTGCTGGACTACGTCGCCGACCTGCGCGCCTCCACCCCCACCGACGCCGCCAAACGGGTCGTCCCCGACGTCCGGGAGGAGCTCGCCCGGGTGCACGGGCTGCGCGACCGCGCCAGGTACGGCATCCAGTCCCGGCTGGAGCGGGAGCGCACCGGGCTCGCCTCGGTGCGCAGCAGGCCGGTGCTGGCCGCGCCGTACCGGATGGTGGACGAGCGGGCCGTCGAGCTCGGCGCCCTGCTGGAGCGCTCCCGGCGGACCCTGGACCACCGGCTGGCCCGGGCCGCCTCGGAGCTGGAGCACACCCTGGCCCGGGTGGTCGCCCTCTCCCCCGCGGCGACCCTGCAGCGCGGGTACGCGGTGCTGCAGCGGGAGGACGGCGCGGTGGTGCGCGACCCGGCGCAGGTCACCCCCGGCGAGCGGCTGCGGGCGCGGGTCGCGGAGGGCGGGTTCGCGGTGACGGTGGATCAGGACTGA
- a CDS encoding exodeoxyribonuclease VII small subunit, whose amino-acid sequence MAKKSAGEAAVDDTLGYEQARDALLEVVRTLETGGTSLEESLALWERGEQLAKVCERWLDGARARLDAALAEGEAEGEAEAEEA is encoded by the coding sequence ATGGCAAAGAAGTCGGCGGGTGAGGCAGCGGTGGACGACACCCTGGGCTACGAGCAGGCGCGGGACGCCCTGCTGGAGGTCGTCCGGACGCTGGAGACCGGAGGGACGTCGCTGGAGGAGTCGCTGGCCCTGTGGGAGCGCGGGGAGCAGCTGGCGAAGGTGTGCGAGCGCTGGCTGGACGGCGCCAGGGCCCGGCTGGACGCCGCCCTGGCGGAGGGCGAGGCGGAGGGCGAGGCGGAGGCCGAGGAGGCCTGA
- a CDS encoding malonic semialdehyde reductase translates to MSDALVLDAAAQDLLFREARTANTFTDEPVSDEQIQAIYDLVKFGPTAFNQQPLRIVLVRSAEARERLVGHMSDGNKAKTGSAPLVAIVAADHEFHEELPTQFPVFPQAKDLFFAERPAREASSSFNAALQVGYFVVGIRAAGLAAGPMTGFDAAGINKEFFPDGDHSVLAVINIGKPGADAWYPRNPRLAFDEAVTTV, encoded by the coding sequence ATGTCTGACGCTCTGGTACTCGACGCCGCCGCCCAGGATCTGCTGTTCCGTGAGGCCCGCACCGCCAACACCTTCACCGACGAGCCGGTCAGCGACGAGCAGATCCAGGCGATCTACGACCTGGTGAAGTTCGGCCCGACCGCGTTCAACCAGCAGCCGCTGCGCATCGTCCTGGTCCGCTCGGCCGAGGCCCGCGAGCGCCTGGTCGGCCACATGTCCGACGGCAACAAGGCCAAGACCGGCTCCGCCCCGCTGGTCGCCATCGTCGCCGCCGACCACGAGTTCCACGAGGAGCTGCCGACCCAGTTCCCGGTCTTCCCGCAGGCCAAGGACCTCTTCTTCGCGGAGCGCCCGGCCCGTGAGGCCTCCAGCTCCTTCAACGCCGCCCTGCAGGTCGGCTACTTCGTCGTCGGCATCCGCGCCGCCGGCCTGGCCGCGGGCCCGATGACCGGCTTCGACGCCGCGGGCATCAACAAGGAGTTCTTCCCGGACGGCGACCACTCCGTGCTGGCCGTCATCAACATCGGCAAGCCCGGCGCCGACGCCTGGTACCCGCGCAACCCGCGGCTGGCCTTCGACGAGGCCGTCACCACCGTCTGA
- a CDS encoding DUF4245 domain-containing protein, with product MATESAPAQTGTAPTKTQKRPGMAGKSVRDMILSLLAVMAAGFVIYYFIPHSGGSGVHPVEYQAALTSAQRAAPYQVLAPAGLPTGWNATAVEYDGADPQNSQWTLGFIDPAKQYVAVRQSNGPAAAFLADATTNGVKQTATSTVDGKVWSHYQGDRYRALVLETGKVTTVVTGTESFANLEKFAAALK from the coding sequence GTGGCAACAGAGAGCGCGCCGGCGCAGACCGGGACAGCACCGACCAAGACCCAGAAGCGGCCGGGCATGGCCGGGAAGTCCGTGCGCGACATGATCCTGTCGCTGCTCGCGGTGATGGCGGCGGGCTTCGTGATCTACTACTTCATCCCGCACAGCGGCGGCAGCGGGGTGCACCCGGTCGAGTACCAGGCGGCCCTGACCTCGGCCCAGCGCGCGGCCCCGTACCAGGTGCTGGCACCGGCCGGCCTGCCGACCGGATGGAACGCCACGGCCGTCGAGTACGACGGCGCCGACCCACAGAACTCCCAGTGGACCCTCGGCTTCATCGACCCGGCCAAGCAGTACGTCGCGGTGCGCCAGAGCAACGGCCCGGCCGCCGCGTTCCTCGCGGACGCGACGACCAACGGCGTGAAGCAGACCGCCACCAGCACCGTCGACGGCAAGGTCTGGAGCCACTACCAGGGCGACCGCTACCGGGCCCTGGTGCTGGAGACCGGCAAGGTGACCACGGTGGTGACCGGCACCGAGTCCTTCGCCAACCTGGAGAAGTTCGCGGCGGCGCTCAAGTAG
- the glpX gene encoding class II fructose-bisphosphatase — protein MTERQSQNHHLPSSLEVSPEAPDRNLALELVRVTEAAAMAAGRWVGRGDKNGADGAAVRAMRTLVQTVSMNGVVVIGEGEKDDAPMLYNGERIGDGTGAECDVAVDPVDGTTLTAKGMSNAVAVLAVADRGTMFDPSAVFYMDKLVAGPDAAGLVDITAPVEHNVRAVARAKGSAPEDVTVVLLDRPRHEQLAAEIRATGARIKFISDGDVAGAVMAVREGTGVDLLLGIGGTPEGIIAACAIKCLGGVIQGRLWPKDEAERRKALDAGHDLGRVLHTDDLVSGENVFFVATGITDGELLRGVHYKSETATTSSLVMRSKSGTIRQIDSTHKLSKLRAYSAIDFDRAR, from the coding sequence ATGACCGAACGCCAGTCCCAGAACCATCACCTTCCCTCCTCGCTGGAGGTCTCCCCGGAGGCACCCGACCGCAACCTCGCCCTGGAACTCGTCCGCGTGACCGAAGCCGCCGCGATGGCGGCAGGCCGCTGGGTCGGCCGCGGCGACAAGAACGGCGCCGACGGCGCGGCCGTACGCGCCATGCGCACCCTCGTCCAGACCGTCTCGATGAACGGCGTCGTCGTCATCGGCGAGGGCGAGAAGGACGACGCGCCCATGCTCTACAACGGCGAGCGGATCGGCGACGGGACCGGCGCGGAGTGCGACGTCGCCGTCGACCCGGTGGACGGCACCACCCTCACCGCCAAGGGCATGTCCAATGCGGTCGCGGTGCTCGCCGTCGCCGACCGAGGCACCATGTTCGACCCCAGCGCCGTCTTCTACATGGACAAGCTGGTCGCGGGCCCGGACGCGGCCGGACTCGTCGACATCACCGCCCCGGTCGAGCACAACGTACGCGCGGTGGCCAGGGCCAAGGGCTCCGCGCCCGAGGACGTCACCGTGGTGCTGCTGGACCGTCCGCGCCACGAGCAGCTGGCGGCGGAGATCCGGGCCACCGGCGCCCGGATCAAGTTCATCTCGGACGGCGACGTGGCCGGCGCCGTCATGGCCGTGCGCGAAGGCACCGGCGTCGACCTGCTGCTGGGCATCGGCGGGACGCCCGAGGGCATCATCGCGGCCTGCGCCATAAAGTGCCTCGGCGGTGTCATCCAGGGCCGGCTGTGGCCCAAGGACGAGGCGGAACGCCGCAAGGCGCTGGACGCCGGGCACGACCTGGGCCGGGTGCTGCACACCGACGACCTGGTCAGCGGCGAGAACGTGTTCTTTGTCGCCACCGGCATCACCGACGGCGAGCTGCTGCGCGGCGTGCACTACAAGTCGGAGACGGCGACCACCAGTTCACTGGTGATGCGGTCCAAGAGCGGGACCATCCGGCAGATCGACAGCACCCACAAGCTGTCCAAGCTGCGTGCCTACAGCGCGATCGACTTCGATCGTGCCCGCTAG
- a CDS encoding WhiB family transcriptional regulator — protein sequence MDDSRAHVAHVPAQRGPADDSPWHSNAACRRDEAGLFFAPSKEPTAARLAREEQAKRVCARCPVLLECREHALLQPEPYGVWGGLTAAERRVVLARRRRREQELREAARVGSQIAAAG from the coding sequence ATGGACGACTCCCGTGCGCACGTCGCACACGTCCCGGCACAACGCGGACCGGCGGATGACAGTCCATGGCATTCCAACGCGGCCTGCCGCCGTGACGAGGCGGGCCTGTTCTTCGCCCCGTCGAAGGAGCCGACGGCGGCCCGGTTGGCGCGCGAGGAGCAGGCGAAGCGGGTCTGCGCCCGCTGCCCGGTGCTGCTGGAGTGCCGGGAGCACGCGCTGCTGCAGCCCGAGCCGTACGGCGTCTGGGGCGGTCTGACCGCCGCCGAGCGCCGGGTGGTGCTCGCCCGGCGCCGCCGCCGGGAGCAGGAGCTCCGGGAGGCGGCGCGGGTCGGCAGCCAGATCGCGGCCGCGGGCTGA